From Achromobacter spanius, a single genomic window includes:
- a CDS encoding ABC transporter substrate-binding protein, whose protein sequence is MASRFSRVLACGAAAVVMACGTYSSAMARDLVIGLKTEPSSMDPQYHALTPNTQISQTIFDTLVATDAQLKPQPSLAESWTVDGKVWTFKLRPNVKFSDGTPFTAEDVVFTYDRVPKVPNSPSPFTLYLGSVAKTEAVDPMTIRITTKDVAPNLLVNLAQLPILSKKAASGPAAEGKTTTELNSGDGLIGTGPYKFVSWKRGAEFVLARNDNYWGKKPEWDRVVYRPISNAAARVAALLAGDVDMIEDPPTDDLPKLKSDKKLFVEETPSVRVVYVALDQYAEPSPGVQGTEKNPMKDKRVREALSLAINRDALVERVMGGVALPAGNLLPYPMFGASKEHSKAPKADVEKAKALLKEAGYPNGFSITLGSPSGRYVNDSKVAQAIASMWTRIGVKTSVDAMAPPVFFKNRDSYSFSAYLAGWSVTSGEMSNALTSLLMTRNPEAGQGTTNRSRYSNPKMDDLVKQASSTMDDAKRAELLSTASNIAMDDFAMLPVHFELSVWAMKNDIRYQGRPDQVTLAQNATLKK, encoded by the coding sequence ATGGCATCTCGGTTTTCGCGTGTCTTGGCCTGCGGCGCAGCCGCGGTGGTGATGGCCTGTGGCACCTACAGTTCGGCCATGGCGCGCGATCTGGTGATCGGCCTGAAGACCGAGCCGTCTTCGATGGATCCGCAATACCACGCGTTGACCCCGAATACGCAGATCTCCCAGACCATCTTCGATACGCTGGTCGCCACCGACGCGCAGCTCAAGCCGCAGCCTTCGCTGGCGGAATCGTGGACTGTCGATGGCAAGGTCTGGACCTTCAAGCTGCGGCCGAACGTGAAGTTCTCCGACGGCACGCCGTTTACCGCCGAGGACGTCGTGTTTACGTATGACCGCGTGCCGAAGGTGCCGAACAGCCCGTCGCCGTTCACGCTGTATCTGGGTTCGGTAGCCAAGACCGAAGCCGTGGATCCGATGACGATCCGCATCACTACCAAGGATGTCGCGCCGAACCTGCTGGTGAATCTGGCGCAGTTGCCCATCCTGTCTAAAAAGGCCGCATCGGGCCCTGCCGCGGAAGGCAAGACGACGACCGAATTGAACAGCGGCGATGGCCTGATCGGAACGGGCCCGTACAAGTTTGTGTCGTGGAAGCGCGGCGCTGAGTTTGTGCTGGCGCGTAATGACAACTACTGGGGCAAGAAGCCCGAGTGGGATCGCGTGGTCTATCGCCCCATCAGCAATGCGGCCGCGCGCGTGGCCGCGCTGCTGGCCGGCGACGTGGACATGATCGAGGATCCTCCCACCGACGACCTGCCCAAGCTCAAGTCCGACAAGAAGCTATTTGTCGAGGAAACGCCGTCGGTGCGCGTGGTGTACGTGGCGCTGGACCAGTACGCGGAGCCGTCGCCCGGCGTGCAAGGCACCGAAAAGAATCCGATGAAAGACAAGCGCGTGCGAGAGGCTTTGTCGCTGGCAATCAATCGCGATGCGCTTGTTGAGCGCGTGATGGGTGGCGTCGCTCTGCCCGCCGGCAACCTGCTGCCCTACCCCATGTTTGGCGCCAGCAAGGAGCATTCGAAGGCGCCAAAGGCCGATGTCGAGAAGGCCAAGGCGCTGCTCAAGGAAGCAGGCTATCCGAATGGCTTTTCGATTACGTTGGGATCCCCGTCCGGCCGCTACGTCAACGATTCGAAGGTGGCGCAGGCCATCGCGTCGATGTGGACACGCATCGGCGTGAAGACCAGCGTGGACGCGATGGCGCCTCCGGTGTTCTTCAAGAACCGCGACAGCTATTCGTTCTCGGCGTATCTGGCGGGCTGGTCGGTGACCAGCGGTGAAATGTCCAACGCGTTGACGTCGCTGCTGATGACGCGCAATCCGGAAGCGGGCCAGGGCACGACGAATCGCAGCCGTTATTCCAACCCCAAGATGGATGACCTGGTGAAACAGGCGTCGTCCACGATGGACGATGCCAAGCGTGCGGAGTTGCTGTCGACGGCAAGCAATATCGCGATGGATGACTTTGCAATGCTGCCGGTGCATTTCGAGCTGTCGGTCTGGGCCATGAAGAACGACATCCGCTACCAGGGCCGTCCGGACCAGGTTACGCTGGCGCAGAACGCAACGCTGAAGAAGTAA
- a CDS encoding ABC transporter permease codes for MLATIVRRLLQTIVVMLVMSALVFAGIYMVGDPVSMLASPEATEAQRAAISASLGLDQPLWRQYLIFMSQAVRGDFGNSFLTGEPAMHLILERMPATVELACVAMLLSVLIGVPLGILAGLKPAAVGSRAIMTGSVLGFSLPNFWVGLMLIMVFAVMLGWVPAGGRGDTVSIGSLQLSVLTFDGWRNLALPAATIALAKCAMIIRVTRAATREALPMDYIKFARAKGLSEKRVLGVHLLKNILIPVVTVAGLEFGQVMAFAVVTETVFSWPGMGKLLIDSIINLDRPVVVAYLLLIVFFLVMLNLVVDIIYTVLDPRVRLDSRR; via the coding sequence GTGCTTGCAACCATCGTCAGAAGGCTGCTGCAGACCATCGTCGTCATGCTCGTCATGTCGGCGTTGGTCTTTGCCGGCATTTACATGGTCGGCGATCCCGTCTCGATGCTGGCCAGTCCCGAAGCGACCGAGGCGCAGCGCGCAGCGATCAGCGCATCGCTGGGGCTGGACCAGCCGTTGTGGCGGCAGTATCTGATCTTCATGAGCCAAGCGGTGCGCGGCGACTTCGGCAACAGCTTCCTGACCGGCGAGCCGGCCATGCATCTGATCCTGGAGCGCATGCCGGCCACGGTGGAACTGGCCTGTGTGGCGATGCTGCTGTCGGTGCTGATCGGCGTGCCGCTCGGCATTCTGGCTGGCTTGAAGCCTGCGGCGGTGGGTTCGCGCGCGATCATGACGGGCTCGGTGCTGGGCTTTTCATTGCCGAATTTCTGGGTGGGCCTGATGCTCATCATGGTGTTTGCGGTGATGCTGGGCTGGGTGCCGGCGGGCGGGCGCGGCGACACGGTCAGCATCGGTTCGCTGCAGTTGAGCGTGTTGACGTTCGATGGCTGGCGGAACCTGGCATTGCCCGCCGCGACCATCGCCTTGGCCAAGTGCGCGATGATCATCCGCGTGACGCGCGCCGCCACGCGAGAGGCGCTGCCGATGGATTACATCAAGTTCGCGCGCGCCAAGGGCCTGTCGGAAAAGCGCGTGCTGGGCGTGCATCTGCTCAAGAACATTCTGATTCCGGTGGTGACGGTAGCGGGCCTGGAGTTTGGCCAGGTGATGGCGTTTGCCGTCGTAACGGAAACCGTGTTTTCGTGGCCAGGCATGGGCAAGCTGCTGATCGATTCCATCATCAACCTGGACCGCCCGGTGGTGGTGGCGTATCTGCTGCTGATCGTTTTCTTCCTGGTCATGTTGAATCTGGTGGTGGACATCATCTACACGGTGCTGGACCCCCGCGTACGCCTGGATAGCCGCCGATGA
- a CDS encoding ABC transporter permease: MNTPATVASPPAPTKEQSPWRRFVSDFFASKLATLGLVMLIVIVGAALLAPWIAPQNPYDLASLDIMDSKLKPGSESGDGSMRYLLGTDGQARDLFSAILYGMRTSLMVATVSVLAAFAIGATVGLIAAYFGGRIDALLMRVVDIQLSFPAILVALMLLAILGKGVDKVIIALIVVQWAYFARAARGAALVERGKEYVEAARCMSLSWSRVLFRHVLPNCMPPLIVIATIDLAHAIALEATLSFLGVGVPVTEPSLGMLIYNGFEYLLSGQYWISFFPGIALALAIIAINLVGDHLRDVLNPRHAN, encoded by the coding sequence ATGAACACGCCCGCCACCGTTGCCTCGCCTCCGGCCCCGACGAAAGAGCAATCGCCCTGGCGCCGCTTCGTGTCGGACTTTTTTGCCAGCAAGCTTGCCACGTTGGGCCTGGTGATGCTGATCGTGATCGTGGGGGCGGCGCTGCTGGCGCCGTGGATCGCGCCGCAGAATCCGTACGATCTGGCCAGCCTGGACATCATGGATTCGAAGCTCAAGCCGGGCAGCGAAAGCGGGGATGGTTCGATGCGCTACCTGCTGGGCACCGACGGCCAGGCGCGCGATCTCTTTTCCGCCATTCTTTACGGCATGCGCACGAGCCTCATGGTGGCGACCGTGTCGGTGCTGGCGGCCTTTGCCATTGGGGCCACGGTCGGGCTGATCGCCGCTTACTTTGGCGGGCGCATCGATGCCCTGTTGATGCGGGTTGTGGATATCCAGTTGTCGTTCCCGGCGATCCTGGTGGCGCTGATGTTGCTGGCGATTCTGGGCAAGGGTGTGGATAAGGTGATCATCGCGCTGATCGTCGTGCAGTGGGCGTATTTTGCGCGCGCCGCTCGCGGCGCGGCGCTGGTCGAGCGCGGCAAGGAATATGTGGAGGCGGCGCGCTGCATGTCGTTGTCGTGGTCGCGCGTGCTGTTCCGGCACGTGTTGCCGAACTGCATGCCGCCGCTCATCGTGATCGCCACGATCGACCTGGCGCACGCGATCGCGCTGGAAGCGACGCTGTCGTTCCTGGGCGTCGGCGTGCCGGTGACCGAGCCGTCGCTGGGCATGCTGATCTACAACGGCTTTGAGTATCTGCTGTCCGGCCAGTATTGGATTTCGTTCTTTCCCGGCATTGCGCTGGCGTTGGCCATCATCGCCATCAACCTGGTGGGCGACCACCTGCGTGATGTGCTCAACCCGCGGCACGCGAACTGA
- a CDS encoding ABC transporter ATP-binding protein, with the protein MQTLAAQRPLPGPAPVLEVHGLKTHFFTRNGVVKAVDGVDLTLAEGEILGLVGESGSGKSITGFSLMGLLDEPGRIVDGQVLLNGEDLRAATPARWRQLRGQEIAMIFQDPMMTLNPVLRVDTQMIEAVQAHAQVSRDEARRRALQTLAMVGIPSPEERLRTYPHQLSGGMRQRVAIAIALLNSPRLIIADEPTTALDVTIQGQILFEVQKLCRETGTGLIWITHDLAVVAGLADRVSVMYAGRVVETGSTEAVINHPMHPYTHGLIASIPTPASRGKPLVPIPGMTPSLLNLPQGCAFRGRCPRATDACLAEPPPVEVRPAQWVRCWHAGAPDAI; encoded by the coding sequence ATGCAGACACTTGCGGCGCAACGTCCCCTGCCTGGCCCTGCCCCCGTCCTTGAAGTGCATGGCCTGAAGACGCATTTCTTCACGCGCAACGGCGTGGTGAAGGCGGTGGACGGCGTGGACCTGACGCTGGCCGAAGGAGAGATCCTGGGCCTCGTCGGCGAATCCGGGTCGGGCAAGAGCATCACGGGTTTTTCCTTGATGGGCTTGCTGGATGAACCCGGCCGCATTGTCGATGGCCAGGTGCTGCTCAACGGCGAGGACCTGCGCGCGGCGACGCCTGCGCGGTGGCGCCAGTTGCGGGGACAGGAGATCGCGATGATCTTCCAGGACCCGATGATGACGCTCAATCCGGTGCTGCGCGTGGATACGCAGATGATCGAAGCGGTGCAGGCGCATGCCCAGGTGTCGCGCGACGAGGCGCGCCGGCGCGCGCTGCAGACGCTGGCGATGGTCGGCATTCCGTCGCCGGAGGAGCGGCTGCGGACGTATCCGCATCAGCTGTCGGGCGGCATGCGCCAGCGGGTGGCCATCGCCATTGCGCTCTTGAATTCACCGCGCCTGATCATTGCGGACGAGCCCACCACGGCGCTCGACGTCACGATACAAGGCCAGATCCTGTTCGAGGTGCAGAAGCTCTGCCGCGAAACGGGAACCGGCCTCATCTGGATCACGCATGACCTGGCCGTGGTGGCGGGGCTGGCCGACCGCGTGTCGGTGATGTATGCGGGGCGCGTCGTGGAAACGGGCAGCACCGAGGCGGTCATCAACCATCCGATGCATCCTTATACGCACGGGCTGATCGCTTCCATTCCGACGCCGGCGTCGCGCGGCAAGCCGCTGGTGCCGATTCCCGGCATGACGCCGTCGCTGTTGAATCTGCCGCAGGGCTGTGCGTTTCGCGGGCGCTGTCCGCGTGCGACGGACGCCTGTCTGGCCGAGCCGCCGCCCGTCGAGGTTCGCCCGGCGCAATGGGTGCGCTGCTGGCATGCTGGAGCGCCGGACGCGATATGA
- a CDS encoding ABC transporter ATP-binding protein translates to MNEAQHNLTPNPTPILALRDVELRFVQPVDLAGRIANLLGAGLKTQVVHAVAGVDLAVRPGEVIGIVGESGCGKSTLGRIVSGILPPTAGRVDYQGKPVQAMKGAERRAYELGVQMIFQDPYASLNPRMRVRDIIGEAPAAHGLIRSRDKQDYVAGLMRQVGLDPSFAQRYPHQFSGGQRQRIGIARALALKPSVIVCDEAVAALDVSIQAQVLNLFERLRDELDLTYLFISHNLSVVSHISDRVAIMYLGRIVELADTDTVFARANHPYTQALLKELPTLTPGRRAYQPIRGELPSPLDPPSGCAFHPRCPHAMPRCKAERPLLREIAPGQFSACHLNDAA, encoded by the coding sequence ATGAACGAGGCCCAACACAATCTCACACCCAATCCCACGCCGATCCTCGCCCTGCGCGACGTCGAACTGCGCTTCGTGCAGCCGGTGGATCTGGCCGGCCGCATCGCCAACCTGCTTGGCGCGGGCCTGAAGACGCAGGTGGTGCATGCCGTGGCCGGCGTTGACCTGGCGGTCAGGCCTGGCGAGGTAATCGGCATCGTCGGTGAGTCGGGCTGTGGAAAATCCACGCTGGGCCGCATCGTGTCGGGCATTCTGCCGCCGACGGCGGGCCGGGTGGATTACCAGGGCAAGCCCGTGCAAGCCATGAAGGGCGCGGAGCGGCGCGCGTACGAGCTGGGCGTGCAGATGATCTTCCAGGATCCGTACGCGTCGCTGAACCCGCGCATGCGCGTGCGCGACATCATCGGGGAAGCGCCCGCGGCGCACGGCCTGATCCGCTCGCGGGACAAACAGGACTATGTGGCCGGGCTGATGCGCCAAGTGGGCTTGGACCCGAGCTTTGCACAGCGTTATCCCCATCAGTTCTCGGGCGGCCAGCGCCAGCGCATCGGCATTGCGCGGGCATTGGCGCTCAAGCCCTCGGTGATCGTCTGCGACGAGGCCGTGGCCGCGCTGGATGTGTCGATCCAGGCGCAGGTGCTGAACCTGTTCGAACGGTTGCGCGATGAGCTGGACCTGACATATCTGTTCATCAGCCACAACCTCAGCGTGGTCAGCCATATCTCGGACCGCGTGGCGATCATGTATCTGGGACGCATCGTCGAGCTGGCCGATACCGATACGGTGTTCGCGCGCGCCAACCATCCGTACACGCAGGCGTTGCTCAAGGAGCTGCCGACGCTGACGCCCGGGCGGCGCGCGTATCAGCCCATTAGGGGCGAGCTGCCCTCGCCGCTGGATCCGCCCTCGGGGTGTGCGTTTCACCCGCGGTGTCCCCATGCCATGCCGCGCTGCAAGGCCGAGCGCCCCCTCCTGCGGGAGATCGCGCCGGGGCAGTTCAGCGCCTGCCATCTGAACGATGCCGCGTGA
- a CDS encoding M20 aminoacylase family protein, with amino-acid sequence MKTIAEIERVHGDLTALRRDIHAHPELAFQETRTSNLVAERLRGWGLEVHTGLGKTGVVGILRAGSGGKTIGLRADMDALPMPEHNRFAHKSTISGRMHGCGHDGHTTMLLGAAQYLSTHRNFDGTIVFIFQPAEEGGNAGARAMMRDGLFDKFPCDAVFGIHNMPGMPVNQFGFRAGPTMASSNRWDIVIKGVGGHAAQPHSSVDPIIVAADMVHALQTVISRSKNPLDQAVLSITQIHAGDAYNVIPGEAVLRGTVRTYSVETLDKIEADMRRIATTLPQVYGGTGELDFVRAYPPLVNWEKETAFAAKVAEDTFGAENVLRDMPPFMGAEDFSFFLKSVPGSYLFLGNGDGDHRMESYHGMGPCQLHNPNYDFNDALLPVGATYWVKLVEAFMPAK; translated from the coding sequence ATGAAAACCATTGCCGAAATTGAACGCGTACACGGGGATCTGACCGCCCTGCGGCGCGATATCCATGCGCATCCCGAACTGGCGTTCCAGGAAACGCGCACGTCCAACTTGGTGGCCGAACGCCTTCGGGGCTGGGGACTGGAAGTCCACACGGGGCTGGGGAAAACTGGTGTGGTGGGCATTTTGCGCGCGGGCAGCGGCGGCAAGACCATCGGGCTGCGCGCCGACATGGACGCGCTGCCGATGCCGGAGCACAACCGGTTTGCCCACAAGTCCACGATCAGCGGGCGCATGCATGGCTGTGGTCATGACGGGCACACGACGATGCTGCTGGGCGCCGCGCAATACTTGTCCACGCATCGCAATTTTGACGGCACGATCGTGTTCATCTTTCAGCCGGCCGAGGAAGGCGGTAATGCCGGCGCGCGCGCCATGATGCGGGACGGGCTGTTCGACAAGTTTCCCTGCGATGCGGTGTTCGGCATCCACAACATGCCGGGCATGCCGGTCAACCAGTTCGGCTTCCGGGCCGGGCCGACGATGGCGTCGAGCAACCGCTGGGACATCGTGATCAAGGGCGTCGGGGGCCATGCCGCCCAGCCGCATTCGTCCGTGGACCCCATCATCGTGGCCGCCGACATGGTGCACGCGCTGCAGACCGTCATCTCGCGCAGCAAGAATCCGCTGGATCAGGCGGTGCTGTCGATCACGCAGATTCATGCGGGCGATGCCTACAACGTGATTCCCGGCGAAGCCGTGCTGCGCGGCACGGTGCGCACGTATTCGGTTGAGACGCTGGACAAGATCGAGGCCGACATGCGCCGCATCGCGACCACGCTGCCGCAGGTCTATGGCGGCACGGGCGAGCTGGATTTCGTGCGCGCGTACCCGCCGCTGGTGAACTGGGAAAAGGAAACCGCGTTTGCGGCCAAGGTGGCCGAAGACACCTTTGGCGCGGAAAACGTGCTGCGCGACATGCCGCCGTTCATGGGGGCGGAGGACTTTTCGTTCTTCCTGAAATCCGTGCCGGGCTCGTATCTGTTCCTGGGCAACGGCGACGGCGATCATCGGATGGAGTCCTATCACGGCATGGGACCGTGCCAGCTTCACAACCCCAACTACGACTTCAACGACGCGCTGCTGCCGGTGGGCGCGACGTATTGGGTGAAACTGGTCGAGGCCTTCATGCCGGCCAAGTAA
- a CDS encoding TauD/TfdA dioxygenase family protein yields the protein MSQSNALRREAPAAPQLQAQSFDVRPLPGPLGAEIIGLDLSRELTPADFARVHKAHLDHHLLVFRDQRITPQQHIDFSRRFGRLMIHVLHQFHLSGHPEILTVSNILEDGKPIGLGDAGKYWHSDISYKELPSLGSLLHAQELPAEGGDTLFANMHLAYDTLPQALKDAIDGKRGVHSYLAQYGQLQKEGNWRPNLSAQQIAQVQEVVHPVVRTHPENGRRALFVSEGFTTRIEGLPEDESRALLAELFAHSVRPEHIYRHKWQPHDLVFWDNRSLIHLAGGTPDHLRRKLYRTTIEGDTPF from the coding sequence ATGTCCCAGAGCAATGCCTTGCGGCGCGAAGCGCCCGCCGCCCCCCAGCTCCAGGCGCAGTCCTTTGACGTGCGCCCCCTGCCCGGTCCCCTGGGCGCGGAAATCATTGGCCTGGACCTGTCGCGCGAACTGACGCCTGCGGATTTTGCGCGCGTGCACAAGGCGCATCTGGACCATCACCTGCTGGTGTTCCGCGACCAGCGCATCACGCCCCAGCAGCATATTGACTTCAGCCGCCGCTTCGGCCGCCTGATGATTCACGTGCTGCACCAGTTCCACCTGTCCGGCCATCCCGAGATCCTGACGGTCTCGAACATTCTGGAAGACGGCAAGCCGATCGGTCTGGGCGACGCGGGCAAATACTGGCACTCGGACATTTCGTACAAGGAACTGCCCAGCCTGGGGTCGCTGCTGCATGCGCAGGAGCTGCCGGCCGAAGGCGGCGACACCTTGTTCGCGAACATGCACCTGGCCTATGACACCCTGCCGCAGGCGCTGAAGGACGCGATCGACGGCAAGCGCGGCGTGCATTCCTACCTGGCCCAGTACGGGCAACTGCAGAAGGAAGGCAACTGGCGTCCGAACCTGAGCGCGCAGCAGATTGCGCAGGTGCAGGAAGTGGTGCATCCGGTGGTGCGCACGCATCCGGAGAACGGCCGCCGCGCGCTGTTCGTGAGCGAAGGCTTCACGACACGTATCGAAGGACTGCCCGAAGACGAGAGCCGCGCGCTGCTGGCCGAACTGTTTGCCCACAGCGTGCGGCCTGAACACATCTACCGCCACAAATGGCAGCCGCATGACCTGGTGTTCTGGGACAACCGTTCGCTGATCCACCTGGCGGGCGGCACGCCGGATCACCTGCGCCGCAAGCTCTACCGCACGACGATCGAAGGCGATACGCCGTTCTGA
- a CDS encoding ABC transporter substrate-binding protein: MRLTSTLRDRLVQTATGAGLALILAVLALASPTPAMAEGRIRIAEQYGIVYLLLNVARDQQLIEKHGKAEGVDISVEWAKLSGGSAVNDALLSGAVDIAGAGVGPLLTIWDRTHGKQNVKGVASLGNFPYYLVTNNPNVKTIADFTDKDRIAVPAVGVSVQSRVLQLASAKLWGDAQYNKLDKISVALPHPDAAAAIIAGGTEITGHFGNPPFQEQELAENPKARIVLNSYDVLGGPSSSTVLFATEKFRRDNPKTYKAFQEALKEAASFAAANPEKAADIYLRVTGAKQDRDFLIKVINNPDVQFKLQPQNTFALAQFMHKVGAIKNAPASWRDYFFDDPVTAQGS; this comes from the coding sequence ATGCGTTTGACCTCCACGCTACGGGATCGACTGGTCCAGACCGCCACGGGCGCGGGCCTCGCGCTGATACTTGCCGTGCTGGCGCTGGCTTCGCCCACGCCGGCCATGGCCGAAGGGCGCATCCGCATTGCCGAGCAATACGGCATCGTCTATCTGCTGCTGAACGTGGCGCGCGACCAGCAACTCATCGAAAAGCACGGCAAGGCCGAAGGTGTGGATATCTCGGTCGAGTGGGCCAAGCTGTCCGGCGGCTCGGCGGTGAACGACGCGCTGCTGTCGGGGGCTGTGGATATCGCGGGGGCGGGCGTGGGACCGCTTTTGACGATCTGGGATCGCACGCACGGCAAGCAGAATGTGAAGGGCGTGGCGTCGCTGGGCAACTTTCCCTATTACCTGGTGACCAACAATCCCAACGTAAAGACGATCGCCGACTTCACGGACAAGGACCGCATCGCCGTGCCGGCGGTGGGCGTGTCGGTGCAATCGCGCGTGCTGCAGCTGGCGTCGGCCAAGCTGTGGGGCGATGCGCAGTACAACAAGCTGGACAAGATCTCGGTGGCGCTGCCGCACCCGGACGCGGCGGCGGCCATCATTGCCGGCGGCACGGAAATTACCGGCCATTTCGGTAACCCGCCCTTCCAGGAGCAGGAGCTGGCCGAGAACCCCAAGGCGCGCATCGTGCTCAATTCGTATGACGTGCTGGGCGGCCCCAGTTCGTCGACCGTGCTGTTCGCCACCGAGAAATTCCGCCGCGACAATCCCAAGACCTACAAGGCCTTCCAGGAAGCGCTGAAGGAAGCCGCCAGCTTTGCCGCCGCCAATCCGGAGAAGGCCGCGGACATTTACCTGCGCGTCACCGGCGCCAAGCAGGACCGCGACTTCCTCATCAAGGTCATCAATAATCCCGATGTGCAGTTCAAGCTGCAGCCGCAGAACACGTTCGCGCTGGCGCAGTTCATGCACAAGGTGGGCGCGATCAAGAACGCGCCGGCCAGCTGGCGCGACTACTTCTTTGACGATCCCGTCACGGCGCAGGGCAGCTGA
- a CDS encoding ABC transporter ATP-binding protein encodes MAVSPATPVDNVQRPTPLLAVDKVSIEYKTRERRVRATHQVSFDVHGAERFILLGPSGCGKSTLLKAVAGFIEPTEGRIAIDGKTVQGPGPDRIVVFQEFDQLPPWKTLRQNVAFPLLASRKLNRREADERAMHYLDKVGLAAFADAYPHTLSGGMKQRVAIARALAMQPRVLLMDEPFAALDALTRRRMQEELMALWDDVRFTLLFVTHSIEEALVLGSRILLLSPHPGRVRAELNAHGFDLHSQGSAAFQAASRRIHDLLFDAPPLAQAERAAA; translated from the coding sequence ATGGCTGTGAGTCCCGCCACCCCTGTGGATAACGTTCAACGGCCCACGCCTTTGCTGGCTGTGGATAAGGTGTCGATCGAATATAAGACGCGCGAACGGCGCGTGCGGGCGACGCATCAGGTCAGTTTTGACGTGCACGGCGCCGAGCGTTTCATCCTGCTCGGGCCCTCCGGCTGCGGGAAATCGACGCTGCTCAAGGCGGTTGCGGGCTTCATCGAACCCACCGAGGGACGGATCGCGATCGACGGCAAGACCGTGCAAGGTCCGGGCCCGGACCGCATCGTGGTGTTCCAGGAATTCGACCAGCTGCCGCCCTGGAAGACGCTGCGCCAGAACGTGGCGTTTCCGTTGCTGGCATCGCGCAAGCTCAACCGGCGCGAGGCCGATGAACGGGCGATGCACTATCTGGACAAGGTGGGGCTGGCAGCCTTTGCCGATGCTTACCCGCATACGCTGTCGGGCGGCATGAAGCAGCGCGTGGCCATTGCGCGGGCGCTGGCCATGCAGCCGCGCGTGCTGCTGATGGACGAGCCGTTTGCGGCGCTGGATGCGTTGACGCGCCGGCGCATGCAGGAAGAGCTGATGGCGCTATGGGACGACGTGCGGTTCACGCTGCTGTTTGTCACGCACTCGATCGAAGAGGCGCTGGTGCTGGGCAGCCGCATTCTTTTGCTGTCCCCGCATCCGGGCCGCGTGCGCGCCGAACTGAATGCGCACGGCTTTGACCTGCACAGCCAGGGATCGGCGGCGTTTCAGGCGGCGTCGCGCCGCATTCACGATTTGTTGTTCGACGCTCCGCCGCTGGCTCAGGCCGAGCGCGCGGCAGCCTGA
- a CDS encoding ABC transporter permease produces MSISHAGSAFIRPEVEYDLPPLPPQAAEAPLPWHERLWQHAALRKGVILVLLAAVWELAARYTDNDLLLPGAWQTAQAFAEGVTSGELLARAGQSMRVLVQGYLAGVVLAFVLTTLAVSTRFGRDLLSTLTAMFNPLPAIALLPLALLWFGLGEGSLIFVLIHSVLWALALNMYAGFLGVSDTLRMAGRNYGLTGLRYVLQILVPAALPAILAGLKIGWAFAWRTLIAAELVFGASSGKGGLGWYIFQNRNELYTDRVFAGLAAVVIIGLLVENLAFDTLERLTVRRWGMQR; encoded by the coding sequence ATGAGCATCAGTCATGCCGGATCGGCGTTCATTCGGCCCGAGGTGGAATACGACCTGCCGCCCCTGCCCCCGCAGGCCGCCGAGGCGCCGCTGCCGTGGCACGAGCGGCTGTGGCAGCACGCCGCCCTGCGCAAGGGCGTAATCCTTGTCCTGTTGGCGGCGGTGTGGGAGCTGGCGGCGCGTTATACCGACAACGATCTGCTGTTGCCCGGCGCCTGGCAGACCGCGCAGGCCTTCGCCGAGGGCGTGACCAGCGGCGAGCTGCTGGCGCGCGCGGGACAGTCGATGCGCGTCCTGGTGCAGGGCTACCTGGCGGGTGTCGTGCTTGCCTTTGTGCTGACGACGCTGGCGGTGTCCACGCGGTTCGGCCGCGATCTGTTGTCCACCCTGACGGCGATGTTCAATCCGCTGCCGGCGATTGCCCTGCTGCCGCTGGCGCTGCTGTGGTTCGGCCTGGGCGAAGGCAGCCTGATATTCGTGCTGATCCACTCCGTGCTGTGGGCGCTGGCGCTGAACATGTATGCGGGCTTTCTGGGGGTGTCTGACACCCTGCGGATGGCGGGGCGCAATTACGGGCTGACCGGGTTGCGATACGTCCTGCAGATTCTGGTGCCGGCCGCCCTGCCCGCCATCCTGGCCGGCCTGAAGATCGGCTGGGCGTTTGCGTGGCGCACGCTGATTGCCGCCGAACTGGTGTTCGGGGCGTCCAGCGGCAAGGGCGGGCTGGGCTGGTACATCTTTCAGAACCGCAACGAGTTATACACAGACCGGGTGTTCGCGGGCCTGGCCGCGGTGGTCATCATCGGCCTGCTTGTGGAAAACCTGGCGTTCGATACGCTGGAGCGGTTGACGGTGCGGCGTTGGGGGATGCAGCGGTGA